In Sulfurihydrogenibium sp., a single genomic region encodes these proteins:
- a CDS encoding cytochrome c, protein MRKFIAIVLAVFSISYAGEENLVLKEGKNKELVQAYCSACHSVDYIMMNSKFLDRKGWEAEVNKMIKLGAPINKEDSEKIIDYLVKNYGINK, encoded by the coding sequence ATGAGGAAATTTATTGCAATTGTATTAGCAGTATTTTCTATATCTTATGCCGGAGAAGAAAATTTAGTATTAAAAGAAGGAAAAAATAAGGAGTTGGTTCAAGCTTACTGCTCTGCATGTCATAGTGTTGACTATATTATGATGAATTCAAAGTTTTTAGACAGAAAAGGCTGGGAAGCAGAGGTTAATAAAATGATTAAACTTGGCGCACCAATAAACAAAGAAGATTCAGAAAAAATAATTGATTATCTTGTCAAGAATTACGGAATAAACAAATAA
- a CDS encoding molybdopterin-dependent oxidoreductase, with product MNRRELLKKGLLMTATGLLLPKEMFAQVNKSLLGPAADLLPDGTIKEQILEALPGKKPLIKKTFRAPNYETPYKYFNEIFTPNDVFFVRYHLANIPQGIDEKNWKLKISGDAVEKTLELTMEDLKTKFEQVEIVALKACSGNMRGLFNPHAPGVQWGYGAMGNAKWKGVRLKDILNKAGLKANALEVAYNGADSGVMPTTPDFVKSIPVWKATQEEVIVAYEMNGEPIPYLNGYPLVLVVPGWTATYWMKHLTDITVISTPLDNFWMKNAYRVSVDKFPIRERFLSQMNSEDMPITEISINSIITNIEKGQVFKLGQPIEVKGLTWDGGYGIKMVEVSVDGGKTWAEAQLDKDYGKFSWRQFSYVFKPNKKGKYTIMVKATNSIGQTQPIEPIWEPHGYGYNAIQKIDIKVI from the coding sequence ATGAACAGACGAGAATTATTGAAAAAAGGATTACTTATGACAGCAACAGGTTTACTCCTTCCAAAGGAAATGTTTGCTCAAGTTAATAAATCTCTCTTAGGACCTGCTGCAGATTTGCTTCCGGATGGAACGATTAAAGAACAAATTTTAGAAGCTTTGCCCGGAAAAAAGCCTTTGATAAAAAAAACCTTTAGAGCTCCAAACTACGAGACCCCATATAAATACTTTAATGAAATCTTTACTCCAAACGATGTTTTCTTTGTTAGATACCATCTTGCAAACATACCGCAAGGTATCGATGAAAAAAATTGGAAGCTTAAAATCTCCGGAGATGCTGTAGAAAAAACTTTAGAACTTACAATGGAAGACTTAAAAACAAAATTTGAACAAGTTGAGATTGTAGCCCTTAAAGCATGCTCTGGAAATATGAGAGGTTTATTTAATCCACATGCACCTGGAGTACAATGGGGATACGGAGCTATGGGAAATGCTAAGTGGAAAGGTGTAAGATTAAAGGATATCTTGAATAAAGCCGGATTAAAGGCTAACGCTCTTGAAGTTGCCTATAATGGCGCTGACTCTGGTGTTATGCCAACAACTCCTGATTTTGTAAAAAGTATTCCTGTTTGGAAAGCTACACAAGAAGAGGTAATAGTTGCCTATGAGATGAACGGTGAGCCAATTCCATATTTAAATGGATATCCTCTCGTGCTTGTAGTTCCCGGCTGGACAGCGACTTATTGGATGAAGCATTTAACCGATATAACGGTAATTTCTACTCCTTTAGATAATTTCTGGATGAAAAACGCTTACAGGGTTTCTGTCGATAAATTTCCAATAAGGGAGAGATTTTTGTCTCAGATGAACTCAGAAGATATGCCCATAACAGAGATATCAATAAACTCTATTATCACAAACATAGAAAAAGGGCAAGTATTCAAGTTAGGTCAGCCAATAGAGGTAAAAGGTTTAACATGGGATGGTGGTTATGGAATTAAAATGGTAGAAGTTTCTGTAGATGGTGGAAAAACATGGGCAGAAGCACAATTAGATAAAGATTATGGCAAGTTTTCATGGAGACAGTTTAGTTATGTGTTTAAGCCTAATAAAAAAGGAAAATATACAATCATGGTAAAGGCTACAAACAGCATTGGACAAACACAACCAATAGAACCAATCTGGGAGCCTCATGGATATGGTTATAACGCTATTCAAAAAATAGATATAAAAGTCATTTAA
- a CDS encoding YeiH family protein, translating to MNYIPGILITAILSVIAMFISNLEIVKSTVNFSPLIVAIIIGLIVGNSIKIPEVLKPGINFSLKKILRIAIIFLGFRLTFQNVIDVGLEGIIIDAIMLLTTFLLGVYVSKKVFGLDEQTSYMLASGSSICGASAVLATAPIVKGQMHQAAMAVATVTIFGTISMFLYPAVYKAGLLLGMDDALYGIYAGATVHEVAQAVAAGFAVSDVAANTATISKLTRVIMLAPLLIVLSFFFAKKHATHGVNLREIPIPWFVFGFIAMIGINSMSLLDKTYVNIINQVDTFLLTMSMAALGIETNIEKMKKAGMKPIYAASVLFLYLFFGGYIVTKVIHTVFNGG from the coding sequence ATGAACTATATTCCGGGAATACTGATTACTGCTATTTTATCAGTAATCGCAATGTTTATATCTAACTTAGAAATTGTAAAATCTACCGTTAATTTTAGTCCATTGATTGTTGCGATTATTATCGGCTTAATTGTAGGCAATTCAATTAAAATTCCGGAAGTTTTAAAACCGGGTATTAACTTTTCTTTAAAGAAAATTTTAAGAATTGCTATTATCTTCTTGGGGTTTAGGCTAACGTTCCAAAACGTTATTGATGTCGGTCTTGAAGGAATTATAATCGATGCAATTATGCTTTTAACGACGTTTTTACTTGGAGTTTATGTATCTAAAAAAGTTTTTGGACTTGATGAGCAAACGAGCTATATGCTTGCGTCCGGTTCTTCAATATGTGGTGCATCTGCAGTATTAGCAACCGCTCCAATAGTAAAGGGACAAATGCATCAAGCAGCTATGGCAGTAGCTACTGTTACGATTTTTGGCACAATTTCTATGTTTTTATATCCGGCTGTTTATAAAGCTGGTTTATTGTTAGGAATGGATGATGCTTTATATGGCATCTATGCCGGTGCAACAGTTCATGAAGTAGCTCAGGCTGTTGCTGCAGGCTTTGCTGTATCTGATGTTGCAGCTAACACGGCGACAATTTCAAAACTAACGAGAGTAATAATGCTTGCTCCACTGCTTATAGTTTTGAGCTTTTTCTTTGCAAAAAAGCATGCTACGCATGGAGTAAATTTAAGAGAAATTCCAATTCCTTGGTTTGTATTTGGTTTTATTGCAATGATTGGAATAAATTCCATGTCACTTTTAGACAAAACTTATGTTAATATAATTAACCAAGTAGATACGTTTTTATTAACTATGTCTATGGCGGCACTTGGAATTGAGACTAATATTGAAAAAATGAAAAAAGCCGGTATGAAGCCAATCTATGCAGCATCGGTTTTATTTTTATACCTATTTTTTGGTGGATACATAGTTACAAAAGTTATTCATACAGTATTTAACGGAGGATGA